One genomic region from Prevotella sp. Rep29 encodes:
- a CDS encoding helix-turn-helix domain-containing protein: MKMMKQKYSVIVLFLLILASGATSFQSYQSTRSLVTRDMERALALTLKEQQSNVISADTIQLFNNNLLLEQLKGKAELAVDTRQQDFRCYAKCSAGTVFSLSDQRPASILWAAAMLWGFYCFYRRRKDVSSAFQPVCCYGGLGLSEADGRFYDAEGNRVNLTPMQQQLMEMFFRVPSHRLTKTEICEALWPKKEDASETLYTLIRRLKSVVEQHSDLKIEVDRGRAYELKIK; encoded by the coding sequence ATGAAAATGATGAAGCAGAAATACTCAGTCATCGTACTGTTCTTACTCATATTGGCATCGGGCGCGACCAGTTTTCAGAGCTATCAGTCAACCCGCTCGTTGGTCACCCGTGACATGGAGCGAGCCTTGGCGCTGACGTTGAAAGAGCAGCAGAGCAACGTCATCAGTGCCGACACGATACAGTTGTTCAACAACAACCTGCTCCTGGAGCAGCTCAAAGGGAAAGCGGAACTGGCGGTCGATACCCGTCAGCAGGACTTCCGTTGCTATGCCAAGTGCTCGGCAGGCACCGTTTTTTCACTTTCCGACCAGCGTCCAGCCTCAATTTTGTGGGCGGCAGCCATGCTCTGGGGCTTCTATTGCTTCTATAGGCGGCGGAAAGATGTGTCGTCGGCTTTCCAACCCGTCTGTTGCTATGGCGGACTGGGGCTGTCAGAAGCCGATGGCAGGTTTTATGATGCGGAAGGCAATCGTGTGAATCTCACCCCCATGCAGCAACAGTTGATGGAGATGTTCTTCCGTGTACCGTCTCACCGGCTGACAAAAACAGAGATTTGTGAGGCACTTTGGCCTAAAAAAGAAGATGCCAGCGAGACACTCTATACACTCATCCGACGATTGAAATCGGTCGTTGAACAGCATTCTGACCTGAAAATAGAGGTTGACAGAGGACGTGCTTACGAGTTGAAAATCAAGTAG
- a CDS encoding TonB-dependent receptor, whose translation MKRFLFIMMLSVGISAVAQEVKEGETLSEVTVKGARVVQRIDGQTIYPTQQQLAASTNGYSLLSKLTLPHIRIDPVMHTVTALSNTGSVQVRINDIVATREDLLALTVNDVRRVEYIDNPGLRYGEDVAYVVNLIVKKSLGGYIIGADLTNTLTAVNGNETLYGKFNHRKSEFGASYTLDYYRYTGMEQDEQAAYEMETGSISRVHRRILDGSRSRLAHNGQLSYSLTDSNDVFQAKLNASHLLRPSHTHITWQTDADIYSEHDFSRMFSPSLDIYYQHTFKRHASLTANIVGTHIYTNSQEENNEGGAYQYATRGRTWALWGETIYENRLKPFTLSAGLQYALRYVNNVYEGATNAVNHMHSSTAYLFGQLKGNLGKWTYLVGLGASRLRYHQAAVRYHFWLFRPKFSIAYPLAERLKVKYDFEISQHVSQIALVSDVSIKQNAYETLVGNPSIRPVRRTTHSLSLTYSAPRLTAQLQGYYRLNAHCNMEKYIRENGHFFKTQSSADNSCNFFFIQSNNRLDLIPEHLSLNIYGGIYRFFNNGDGYRHTYTSFNGGVGMNAYLGRWTLGAYADNGWNFMEGEHRGHQAPAWYFTASYRMKRLTVSLYAQHLFSAHPLSARTEVVSQYVKKDVWTRQADFGNMFTLNFSWTLSSGKKYREVQRTMNHQDTDTGILK comes from the coding sequence ATGAAGAGATTTTTGTTTATCATGATGCTCTCGGTTGGCATTTCAGCCGTGGCACAGGAAGTGAAAGAAGGGGAGACCCTGAGTGAAGTTACCGTCAAGGGAGCCCGCGTCGTACAGCGCATAGACGGGCAAACCATCTATCCCACGCAGCAGCAGTTGGCTGCGTCAACAAACGGCTACTCACTCTTGTCGAAACTCACGCTGCCGCATATTCGCATCGACCCGGTCATGCACACCGTCACGGCTCTGTCAAATACGGGGAGCGTGCAGGTGCGCATCAACGATATTGTCGCTACGCGCGAAGACCTGCTCGCCCTTACCGTCAATGATGTGCGGCGCGTGGAATATATCGACAACCCAGGGCTGCGCTACGGAGAGGATGTCGCCTATGTCGTCAACCTGATTGTGAAGAAGTCGCTCGGCGGCTATATCATCGGAGCGGATTTGACCAACACCCTTACTGCGGTCAATGGAAATGAGACGCTTTATGGCAAGTTCAATCACCGGAAAAGTGAGTTCGGGGCTTCCTATACGCTCGACTACTATCGCTACACAGGGATGGAGCAAGACGAACAGGCGGCTTACGAAATGGAGACGGGCAGCATCTCGCGTGTACACCGCCGGATTCTGGATGGTTCGAGGAGCCGTCTCGCCCACAACGGACAGCTCTCCTACAGCCTCACAGACTCCAATGATGTGTTCCAGGCGAAACTGAATGCCAGCCATCTGCTTCGTCCCAGCCATACCCACATCACCTGGCAGACCGATGCGGACATCTATTCCGAGCATGATTTCTCGCGGATGTTCTCTCCCTCGCTTGATATTTATTATCAACACACTTTCAAGCGGCATGCTTCCTTGACCGCCAATATCGTCGGTACACACATATACACCAACAGTCAGGAGGAGAACAATGAGGGTGGCGCCTATCAGTATGCCACACGCGGAAGGACATGGGCGCTGTGGGGAGAGACCATCTATGAGAATCGTCTGAAGCCGTTCACGCTCTCTGCCGGCTTGCAATATGCCCTGCGATATGTAAACAATGTGTATGAAGGGGCGACGAATGCCGTCAATCACATGCATTCATCCACAGCCTATCTGTTCGGACAGTTGAAGGGAAATCTTGGCAAGTGGACCTATCTCGTGGGCTTGGGCGCCAGCAGACTACGCTATCATCAGGCAGCCGTCCGCTATCATTTTTGGCTCTTCCGTCCGAAATTCTCAATAGCCTATCCGCTGGCAGAGCGTCTGAAAGTGAAATATGACTTCGAAATCTCTCAGCATGTTTCCCAGATAGCGCTCGTGAGCGATGTCAGCATCAAGCAGAATGCCTATGAAACGCTCGTTGGAAATCCTTCCATCCGCCCCGTTCGCAGGACAACACACAGCCTTTCGCTGACCTATTCTGCTCCACGGCTGACCGCACAGCTGCAGGGATACTACCGCTTGAATGCACATTGCAACATGGAAAAATATATCCGGGAGAACGGGCACTTCTTCAAGACACAGAGCAGTGCAGACAATTCCTGTAACTTCTTCTTTATACAAAGCAATAACCGCCTGGACTTGATACCCGAACATCTTTCCTTAAACATCTATGGAGGCATCTATCGTTTCTTCAACAACGGGGACGGATACCGACACACCTACACGTCGTTCAATGGCGGTGTCGGCATGAACGCCTATCTCGGCAGGTGGACACTCGGGGCTTACGCCGACAACGGTTGGAATTTCATGGAGGGTGAACATCGGGGTCATCAGGCTCCGGCGTGGTATTTCACGGCATCGTATCGCATGAAGCGGCTCACCGTCTCTCTCTACGCACAACATCTTTTCAGTGCCCATCCACTTTCAGCAAGGACGGAGGTGGTCAGCCAATATGTGAAAAAGGATGTGTGGACGCGTCAGGCTGATTTCGGAAACATGTTCACGCTGAACTTCTCATGGACGCTGTCGTCGGGAAAGAAATACCGGGAAGTGCAGCGCACGATGAACCATCAGGACACGGACACGGGAATCCTGAAGTAA
- a CDS encoding FMN-binding protein: MKKGIIRTFSLALTAVFCMSAMPGDNVITKEGKTTIINTTTIGKNIEGYNGATPLKIYIEKNKIVKIEALANDETPKYFHRVKKTLLDKWNGMTVKKAVKANVDVVTGATYSSDAVIKNVQKGLKYYMEKK, from the coding sequence ATGAAAAAAGGAATTATCAGAACTTTTTCCCTCGCACTGACGGCAGTATTCTGCATGAGTGCGATGCCTGGGGACAACGTCATCACCAAGGAGGGAAAGACGACCATCATCAATACCACCACCATCGGTAAGAACATCGAAGGATATAACGGAGCAACGCCGCTGAAAATCTATATTGAGAAAAACAAAATCGTAAAGATTGAGGCACTCGCCAACGACGAGACTCCCAAATATTTCCATCGCGTGAAGAAAACCCTGCTCGACAAATGGAACGGCATGACGGTGAAAAAAGCTGTGAAAGCCAATGTGGACGTGGTGACAGGTGCCACCTACTCATCAGACGCTGTCATCAAAAACGTGCAGAAAGGCTTGAAATATTATATGGAGAAGAAATAA
- a CDS encoding diaminopimelate dehydrogenase — protein sequence MKKIRAAVVGYGNIGRFALQALEAADDFEVAGIVRRHGAENKPQELARYDVVSDIRELKDVDVAILATPTRSCEEYAQQILPLGINTVDSFDIHTEISGYRQRMDELCKKTGRVSVIAAGWDPGSDSVVRTLIESLAPKGLSYTNFGPGMSMGHSVCVRSKEGVREALSVTIPLGEGIHRRMVYVELEEGARLEDVEKAIKADPYFAHDETHVFQVEDVDSLQDMGHGVNLVRKGVSGQTQNQRFEFNMSINNPALTGQVLVNVARASMRQQPGCYTMIEIPVVDLLPGEREQWVKRLV from the coding sequence ATGAAGAAAATCAGAGCAGCCGTCGTGGGTTACGGCAACATCGGACGCTTCGCACTGCAAGCGCTGGAAGCAGCCGACGACTTTGAGGTGGCGGGCATCGTGCGCCGTCACGGAGCAGAAAACAAGCCACAGGAACTCGCCCGCTACGACGTGGTGAGCGATATCCGCGAACTGAAAGACGTGGACGTAGCAATATTGGCAACGCCGACACGCTCATGCGAGGAGTATGCACAGCAGATTCTGCCGCTCGGCATCAACACCGTGGACTCGTTCGACATACATACGGAAATCAGCGGCTACCGCCAACGAATGGACGAACTATGCAAAAAGACCGGCAGGGTGAGCGTCATCGCTGCCGGATGGGACCCGGGCAGCGACTCCGTGGTGCGCACACTCATTGAGAGCCTTGCGCCGAAAGGTCTGTCATACACCAATTTCGGACCGGGCATGTCGATGGGACACAGCGTCTGTGTCCGCTCGAAAGAAGGCGTAAGGGAAGCGCTCTCCGTGACGATTCCCCTCGGCGAAGGCATCCATCGCCGCATGGTGTATGTGGAACTGGAAGAAGGCGCACGGCTGGAAGATGTGGAGAAAGCCATCAAGGCAGACCCCTATTTCGCACACGACGAGACACATGTGTTCCAAGTGGAAGACGTAGATAGCCTGCAAGATATGGGACACGGGGTCAATCTCGTGCGCAAAGGCGTGTCGGGACAGACACAAAACCAGCGTTTCGAGTTCAACATGAGCATCAACAATCCCGCCCTCACCGGACAGGTGCTCGTCAACGTGGCACGCGCCTCCATGCGACAGCAGCCGGGATGCTACACGATGATTGAGATTCCGGTCGTAGATCTGCTGCCCGGCGAACGCGAACAGTGGGTGAAACGACTGGTATAG
- the hutI gene encoding imidazolonepropionase — translation MSKTLIKNIGTLAGILPAGKKRLCGEEMAHLETISNAWLTIEDGRIKDFGEATNGKCEAANGEYDTTIDAQGGTVLPSFCDSHTHIVYAGSREGEFVDKIRGLSYEDIARRGGGILNSADRLHELSEEELYGQAMRRVNEIIHKGTGCVEIKSGYGLTLEDELKMLRVIRRIKETSPIEVRATFLGAHAVGRAYAGRQAEYVEHIIRDMLPAVAAEGLADFIDVFCDRGFFTPEETSQLLEAGAKYGLRAKIHGQELADSGGVEVAVKHGALSVDHLEAMTDRDIELFRQSNTMPTALPGTSFFLNMPFAPARKMIDAGLAVATASDYNPGSTPSGDMKFIVSLACIKMRLMPAEAINAATINTAAAMDVSNDFGSITRGKVANLIVTEPIPSIDFIPYAYTMPIIRRVILRGKEIKE, via the coding sequence ATGAGTAAAACACTAATCAAGAATATCGGGACACTGGCGGGAATACTGCCTGCCGGAAAGAAACGCCTGTGCGGAGAAGAGATGGCTCATCTGGAAACCATCTCCAACGCATGGCTCACCATCGAAGACGGACGCATCAAGGATTTCGGAGAAGCGACGAACGGCAAATGCGAAGCGGCAAATGGCGAATATGACACGACCATCGATGCACAAGGCGGCACGGTGCTGCCGTCGTTCTGCGACTCTCACACACACATCGTCTATGCCGGAAGCCGCGAGGGAGAGTTCGTTGACAAGATTCGGGGACTGTCCTACGAAGACATTGCCCGCCGAGGTGGAGGCATCCTCAACTCTGCCGACCGGCTGCACGAACTGAGTGAGGAGGAGTTGTACGGACAAGCCATGCGCCGCGTGAACGAAATCATTCATAAGGGAACGGGCTGCGTGGAAATCAAAAGCGGATACGGACTGACACTCGAAGACGAACTGAAGATGCTGCGCGTCATACGCCGCATCAAGGAGACGTCGCCCATCGAAGTGCGCGCCACCTTCCTCGGCGCACATGCCGTAGGACGGGCATACGCCGGCAGACAGGCTGAATACGTGGAGCATATCATCCGCGACATGCTGCCTGCCGTGGCTGCTGAAGGACTTGCCGATTTCATCGATGTATTTTGCGACCGTGGCTTCTTCACTCCCGAGGAGACATCACAACTGCTCGAAGCTGGTGCCAAATACGGTTTGCGGGCAAAGATCCACGGACAGGAACTCGCCGATTCGGGCGGCGTAGAGGTGGCAGTCAAACACGGTGCCCTCTCCGTCGATCACCTCGAAGCGATGACCGACCGCGACATCGAACTGTTCCGGCAGAGCAACACCATGCCGACGGCACTCCCCGGCACATCGTTCTTCCTCAACATGCCATTCGCACCGGCACGAAAGATGATTGATGCAGGACTCGCCGTGGCAACAGCCAGCGACTACAACCCTGGCTCCACCCCATCGGGCGACATGAAGTTCATCGTGTCACTGGCGTGCATCAAGATGCGCCTTATGCCTGCCGAAGCCATCAATGCTGCCACCATCAACACGGCAGCAGCAATGGACGTCAGCAACGACTTCGGAAGCATCACACGCGGCAAGGTCGCCAACCTCATCGTGACAGAGCCCATCCCGTCCATCGACTTCATCCCCTACGCTTACACGATGCCCATCATCCGGCGCGTCATCCTGAGAGGTAAGGAAATCAAAGAATAA
- a CDS encoding GlsB/YeaQ/YmgE family stress response membrane protein, whose translation MGIVGSIIIGILAGWLAGKLMRGGGYGCVINLLLGLVGGFVGGRLFGLLGIQVNPSWIGELGTAVVGAIVLLGIASLFNKKK comes from the coding sequence ATGGGTATTGTTGGTTCTATTATCATAGGAATCCTCGCCGGTTGGTTGGCAGGCAAACTGATGCGCGGCGGTGGCTACGGATGTGTCATCAACCTGCTGTTGGGTCTCGTCGGCGGTTTCGTCGGCGGACGGCTCTTTGGTCTGCTGGGTATTCAGGTTAATCCGTCGTGGATTGGCGAGCTGGGAACGGCGGTCGTTGGTGCCATTGTCCTGCTGGGAATCGCCTCCCTTTTCAACAAGAAGAAGTAA